The sequence ATTTCTCGTGGCGCCGAAAATTCTGGCGTTGCTGGTCGTGATGCCGTGTCTCGTGGCGCTGGGTCTGCTCTCCGGCATTCTGGGCGGCGCTTTCTGGGGTATTCTGTTCATGGGGTTCCGTCCCGACAACTGGTTCAACCAAACCATTCAGGCAGCCACCCTGTCCGATCTTTCGCAGGGCATGTTGAAGGCGCTGGCGTTCGCCATCATGATCGTGCTGGTCGGCTGCCACAACGGTTTCCGCGTGACGGGCGGATCGCGCGGCGTCGGACTAATGACTACCCGCGCCGTGGTCATGGATATTTTCTTCATTATTGTAATTGATATCGTGTTCGCGACGATTTTCTACTATATATTGGAATGAACGGACATGCTTGAAAACGAAAACGACGTCCTCATCGAAGTCGAAAACATCGTCACGCATTACGGCGAGACATTGGTGTTGGACGGCATTTCGTGCAAAATCCGACGCAACGAAATTTTCGTCATTATCGGCGGCAGCGGTTGCGGCAAGACGACATTGCTTAAAAATCTGACCGGCCTGCTGCGGCCGACATCGGGCCGCATCTCGTTCTTCGGCAAGGATATCACCGCCGCGGACGAAGACGAACTTTCCAAAATCCAGCGTCGCTTTGGAATCGCGTTTCAATCGAGTGGACTGTTCAATTCAATGACGGTCGGCGACAATGTGGCGCTTCCGCTGCGGGAATACGGCAACATGAGCGAAGATCTGATTGGGGCGGTCGTCCGTCTCAAACTGAGTCTCGTCGGGCTGGCGCACGCGGAGCATCTCATGCCGGATGAGTTGTCGGGCGGCATGAAAAAACGCGCCGGCCTTGCCCGCGCCCTTGCGCTCGATCCGCCCGTGGTTTTTTTCGACGAGCCATCGGCGGGGCTTGATCCCATCATGGCGTCGGGACTGGACGACCTTGTGCTGACCCTGAAAAAATTGCTCGGCATCACGTTCGTGATCGTGACACACGAGCTGGATTCCATTCGCAAGGTGGCCGATCGCGTGTTGATGCTGGATCGTGGGAAAGCCGTGTTTTTGGGAACGCTGAACGAGGCGCTAACGGCGGACGTT comes from Candidatus Hydrogenedentota bacterium and encodes:
- a CDS encoding ABC transporter ATP-binding protein; amino-acid sequence: MLENENDVLIEVENIVTHYGETLVLDGISCKIRRNEIFVIIGGSGCGKTTLLKNLTGLLRPTSGRISFFGKDITAADEDELSKIQRRFGIAFQSSGLFNSMTVGDNVALPLREYGNMSEDLIGAVVRLKLSLVGLAHAEHLMPDELSGGMKKRAGLARALALDPPVVFFDEPSAGLDPIMASGLDDLVLTLKKLLGITFVIVTHELDSIRKVADRVLMLDRGKAVFLGTLNEALTADVPRLRQFFDRRADDFIMQRNA